In a genomic window of Streptomyces roseoviridis:
- a CDS encoding DUF1684 domain-containing protein, with protein MSTDDVDRGARGDDPRQEWQQWHEQRTAAVASSYGPLSLTGTYWLSDVPEGRIPAVPGEWRADGDEVVLTAGAEDGITVDGKPLIGTVRLTADHAPIHESRVESAGRRLVVLRREGEWAVRDFDPESPARRAFRGIVATPYDEEWVRPGVFRPYAEDRHVRVENADGKERGLGLAGELVFDLHGAEHSLQVAVEADGTLWAVFADATSGRDSYRFRFLRPAAPAADGTVTVDFNRALLPPCAFAPHFICPFPPPGNTLDTAVAAGERRPAEG; from the coding sequence ATGAGCACGGATGACGTGGACCGGGGCGCGCGCGGCGACGATCCCCGGCAGGAGTGGCAGCAGTGGCACGAGCAGCGCACGGCGGCGGTGGCCTCGTCGTACGGACCGCTCTCGCTGACCGGCACGTACTGGCTCTCGGACGTCCCGGAAGGGCGAATTCCGGCCGTTCCGGGGGAGTGGCGGGCGGACGGTGACGAGGTCGTCCTTACCGCGGGCGCCGAGGACGGCATCACCGTCGACGGCAAGCCGCTGATCGGCACGGTCCGGCTGACCGCGGACCACGCGCCGATCCACGAGTCGCGGGTCGAGTCGGCCGGGAGGCGGCTCGTCGTGCTGCGCCGCGAAGGGGAGTGGGCGGTGCGGGACTTCGACCCCGAGTCGCCCGCGCGGCGCGCCTTCCGGGGCATCGTGGCCACGCCGTACGACGAGGAGTGGGTGCGGCCCGGCGTGTTCCGTCCGTACGCCGAGGACCGTCACGTACGGGTGGAGAACGCGGACGGCAAGGAGCGCGGGCTCGGTCTGGCCGGGGAGCTGGTCTTCGACCTGCACGGCGCCGAGCACAGCCTCCAGGTGGCGGTGGAGGCCGACGGCACCTTGTGGGCGGTCTTCGCGGACGCCACCAGCGGCCGGGACAGCTACCGCTTCCGTTTCCTGCGGCCGGCCGCGCCGGCGGCGGACGGCACGGTGACGGTGGACTTCAACCGGGCGCTGCTGCCGCCGTGCGCGTTCGCGCCGCACTTCATCTGCCCGTTCCCGCCACCGGGTAACACGCTGGACACGGCGGTCGCGGCGGGGGAGCGGCGGCCGGCCGAGGGCTGA
- a CDS encoding S1 family peptidase — MRTTRIRLLAVAAAVAAATALGLPGAQAAPAPGPASAAALARADAAVLKADVGGTAWYVDKAAGRVVVTVDSTVSEAGLAKIRQSAGADAAALRVERTPGVFKPLLGPGDAIYGSGYRCSLGFNVVVGGTPHFLTAGHCGNVVKTWYANSAQSTLIGPTVGSSFPGNDYALVRYDNTSLGRTGGFTAADAYVGEPVKRSGSTTGTRSGTVTGLNATVHYSGGGTVRGMIQTNVCAEPGDSGGALYDGDKALGITSGGSGDCSRGGTTFYQPVPEALAKYRATLL, encoded by the coding sequence GTGAGGACCACGCGCATCCGACTGCTCGCCGTCGCCGCCGCCGTCGCGGCAGCCACCGCCCTCGGTCTGCCCGGCGCCCAGGCCGCCCCCGCTCCCGGACCGGCGAGCGCGGCGGCGCTCGCCCGAGCCGACGCCGCCGTCCTGAAGGCGGACGTCGGCGGCACCGCCTGGTACGTCGACAAGGCCGCCGGCAGAGTCGTCGTCACCGTCGACTCCACCGTCTCCGAGGCCGGTCTCGCCAAGATCCGCCAGTCCGCCGGCGCCGACGCCGCAGCGCTGCGCGTCGAGCGCACCCCGGGCGTCTTCAAGCCCCTGCTCGGCCCCGGCGACGCCATCTACGGCAGCGGCTACCGCTGCTCGCTCGGCTTCAACGTGGTCGTCGGCGGCACGCCCCACTTCCTGACCGCCGGCCACTGCGGCAACGTCGTGAAGACCTGGTACGCCAACTCGGCCCAGTCCACGCTGATCGGCCCCACCGTCGGGTCCAGCTTCCCCGGCAACGACTACGCCCTGGTCCGCTACGACAACACCTCGCTCGGCCGCACCGGGGGCTTCACCGCCGCCGACGCCTACGTCGGCGAGCCGGTCAAGCGCTCCGGCTCCACCACCGGCACCCGCAGCGGCACGGTGACCGGCCTGAACGCCACCGTCCACTACTCCGGCGGCGGCACCGTGCGCGGCATGATCCAGACCAACGTCTGCGCCGAGCCCGGCGACTCCGGCGGCGCCCTCTACGACGGCGACAAGGCGCTCGGCATCACCTCCGGCGGAAGCGGCGACTGCTCCCGCGGCGGCACCACCTTCTACCAGCCGGTGCCCGAGGCGCTCGCCAAGTACCGGGCGACCCTGCTCTAG
- a CDS encoding S1 family peptidase yields MRTKRTTPTRTVRLLAIAAGLAAAVGLAVPAANAESTQTFGASQLAAASDAVLAADVAGTAWHTDAATGKVVVAVDSTVSPAEIATIKRQAGAHAGALKIERTPGRISKLISGGDAIYASSWRCSLGFNVRNSAGADYFLTAGHCTDGAGTWYANSGRTTVLGSTTGSSFPTNDYGIVRYTNTSIAKPGTVGSLDITRAADPTVGQSACRRGSTTGTHCGSVTGLNATVNYGGGDIVYGMIRTNICAEPGDSGGALYSGSTALGLTSGGSGNCSSGGTTFFQPVTEALRAYGVSVH; encoded by the coding sequence GTGAGGACCAAGCGCACCACCCCCACGAGAACCGTCCGTCTGCTCGCGATCGCCGCCGGCCTCGCCGCCGCGGTCGGGCTCGCCGTCCCCGCCGCGAACGCCGAGAGCACCCAGACCTTCGGTGCCTCCCAGCTCGCCGCCGCGAGCGACGCCGTCCTGGCCGCCGACGTGGCGGGCACCGCCTGGCACACCGACGCCGCCACCGGGAAGGTCGTCGTCGCCGTCGACTCCACCGTCTCCCCGGCCGAGATCGCCACGATCAAGCGCCAGGCCGGTGCCCACGCCGGCGCGCTGAAGATCGAGCGCACGCCCGGCAGGATCAGCAAGCTCATCTCCGGTGGCGACGCCATCTACGCCTCCAGCTGGCGCTGCTCCCTCGGCTTCAACGTCCGCAACAGCGCGGGCGCCGACTACTTCCTCACCGCCGGCCACTGCACCGACGGCGCGGGCACCTGGTACGCCAACTCCGGCCGCACCACCGTGCTCGGCTCCACCACGGGCTCCAGCTTCCCCACCAACGACTACGGCATCGTCCGGTACACCAACACGTCGATCGCCAAGCCCGGCACCGTGGGTTCGCTGGACATCACCCGCGCCGCCGACCCGACCGTGGGCCAGTCCGCCTGCCGCCGCGGCTCCACCACGGGCACCCACTGCGGCAGCGTCACCGGCCTCAACGCGACCGTGAACTACGGCGGCGGAGACATCGTCTACGGCATGATCCGCACCAACATCTGCGCCGAGCCCGGTGACTCCGGCGGCGCGCTCTACTCGGGCAGCACGGCCCTCGGCCTCACCTCGGGCGGCAGCGGCAACTGCTCCTCGGGCGGCACGACGTTCTTCCAGCCCGTGACGGAGGCGCTGCGCGCCTACGGCGTCAGCGTGCACTGA
- a CDS encoding DUF3533 domain-containing protein, translating to MSLVDELKSAVSPRAALLVLGVLALQLLFIASYVGALHDPKPKDVPFGVVAPQQAAAALMGRLEKLPGEPLDPRTVADEAEATRQIRNRDIDGALVVDPRGRTDTLLVASGGGKVLAATLETMFTRLEAAERRELRTVDVAPASAHDFNGLSAFYLVIGWCVGGYICAAILAISAGSRPANRERAVIRLATLALYSALGGLGGAVIVGPVLGALPGSVAALWGLGTLVVFAVGATTLALQSLFGIVGIGLAILLVVVAGNPSAGGAFPLPMLPPFWQAIGPALPPGAGTWAARSIAYFKGNDLTASLLVLSAWAVVGTAVTVVMSSLRRAPESERIASEVA from the coding sequence ATGAGTCTCGTCGACGAACTGAAGAGCGCCGTCAGCCCCCGAGCCGCCCTCCTCGTCCTGGGCGTCCTCGCCCTCCAACTGCTGTTCATCGCCTCCTACGTCGGGGCCCTGCACGATCCGAAGCCGAAGGACGTGCCGTTCGGCGTGGTCGCCCCCCAGCAGGCAGCGGCCGCCCTCATGGGACGCCTCGAGAAGCTGCCCGGCGAGCCGCTCGACCCCCGGACGGTCGCGGACGAGGCCGAGGCGACGCGGCAGATCAGGAACCGGGACATCGACGGGGCCCTGGTCGTCGACCCGAGGGGCCGCACCGACACCCTGCTCGTCGCCTCCGGCGGCGGCAAGGTGCTCGCCGCGACCCTGGAGACGATGTTCACCCGGCTGGAGGCGGCCGAACGGCGCGAGCTGCGGACCGTCGACGTGGCCCCCGCCTCCGCCCACGACTTCAACGGCCTGTCCGCCTTCTACCTGGTCATCGGCTGGTGCGTGGGCGGTTACATCTGCGCCGCGATCCTCGCGATCAGCGCCGGTTCCCGGCCAGCCAACCGGGAGCGGGCGGTCATCCGGCTCGCGACGCTCGCGCTCTACTCGGCGCTCGGCGGCCTCGGCGGCGCGGTGATCGTCGGACCGGTCCTCGGCGCCCTGCCCGGCAGCGTGGCCGCCCTGTGGGGCCTGGGCACCCTGGTGGTGTTCGCGGTCGGCGCCACCACCCTCGCCCTGCAGTCGCTCTTCGGGATCGTCGGCATCGGCCTGGCGATCCTGCTCGTCGTGGTCGCCGGCAACCCCAGCGCCGGCGGCGCCTTCCCGCTGCCGATGCTGCCGCCGTTCTGGCAGGCGATCGGCCCGGCCCTGCCGCCGGGCGCGGGCACCTGGGCGGCGCGCTCGATCGCGTACTTCAAGGGCAACGACCTGACCGCCTCGCTGCTGGTCCTGTCGGCGTGGGCGGTCGTCGGCACGGCCGTCACCGTGGTGATGTCCTCGCTGCGGCGCGCGCCGGAGTCGGAGCGCATCGCCTCCGAGGTGGCCTGA